One genomic region from Fulvitalea axinellae encodes:
- a CDS encoding GAF domain-containing protein, translated as MGFFSQVMDLGIHHAGDDFIEQQNYRASNVASVALGLAAFPFITASFISIPETAIYPGITLLLCIISLFLNKNGANKAGRFVLSISGIIGGTGYQFGLLEEGDPLLVSIFVVCVSLLTMPWVFIRLSEKTELFFSNLVCIGLVLLQLFGTERFDAASDGGVTDLFRTGGMYYGSFIIAIIFISLSAFCIRWVNEQVVSQNVKLVTGMEETNRELQGNSSKLEEYIDQLEEKRKEDERRKWQSDGITALSGVIRPGVLLEEVQDELISMLVRYLEANQGALYTVSDAKENEESHINISACYAYDRKKFVNKRIEIGEGLVGQVCLEKEPVFMTEIPQGYFMITSGLGEALPTSLVIIPLIHNEEVEGVLEIASFKVMDEHERDFLEEAGKLIGAFIASNRVASKTQVLLDETRVQTQRLREQEEELRQNMEEMTATQEQWSRRKEELEEEVFNLKKENKDFKNQLATV; from the coding sequence ATGGGATTTTTTAGTCAAGTAATGGATTTGGGAATCCACCATGCGGGGGATGACTTCATTGAACAACAAAATTATAGAGCATCAAATGTCGCTTCGGTAGCCTTGGGACTAGCTGCGTTCCCTTTTATAACGGCTAGTTTTATATCAATACCAGAGACGGCGATATACCCGGGGATAACTCTGTTATTGTGTATAATAAGTTTGTTCCTGAATAAGAATGGGGCGAACAAGGCCGGGCGGTTTGTTCTGTCAATTTCCGGTATAATCGGTGGAACGGGTTATCAGTTCGGTTTGTTGGAAGAAGGCGATCCTTTGTTGGTTTCGATTTTTGTAGTGTGTGTGTCATTGTTGACAATGCCTTGGGTCTTTATTAGGCTTAGCGAAAAAACGGAATTATTTTTCTCTAATCTGGTTTGTATCGGTTTAGTGCTGTTACAACTTTTTGGCACCGAAAGATTTGATGCCGCTAGTGACGGGGGCGTAACGGACCTGTTCCGTACGGGAGGGATGTATTACGGCTCCTTTATTATTGCGATTATTTTTATCTCACTCTCTGCTTTTTGTATCCGGTGGGTGAATGAGCAAGTTGTGTCCCAAAACGTGAAGTTGGTTACCGGAATGGAAGAAACTAACAGGGAACTCCAGGGTAATTCCTCCAAACTCGAGGAGTATATTGACCAGCTTGAGGAAAAAAGGAAAGAGGACGAAAGACGTAAGTGGCAATCCGACGGTATTACGGCGCTGAGTGGCGTAATACGGCCGGGCGTGTTGTTGGAAGAAGTTCAGGACGAACTGATCTCGATGTTGGTGCGTTATCTGGAAGCTAATCAGGGCGCTCTATACACAGTGTCGGACGCCAAGGAAAACGAGGAATCGCACATCAATATCAGCGCTTGCTACGCTTATGACCGCAAGAAGTTCGTCAATAAAAGGATCGAGATCGGAGAAGGTCTGGTAGGCCAGGTTTGCTTGGAAAAGGAGCCTGTGTTTATGACTGAAATCCCGCAAGGCTATTTTATGATTACTTCCGGTTTGGGAGAAGCTTTGCCTACGTCGTTGGTGATCATTCCGCTTATTCATAACGAAGAGGTGGAAGGCGTTCTGGAAATAGCTTCGTTTAAAGTTATGGACGAGCACGAGCGCGATTTCTTGGAAGAGGCGGGCAAACTGATCGGCGCGTTTATCGCAAGTAATAGAGTCGCCAGCAAGACTCAGGTACTGTTGGACGAGACACGCGTGCAGACCCAACGTTTGCGTGAGCAGGAAGAGGAACTCAGGCAAAATATGGAGGAAATGACCGCAACACAGGAACAGTGGTCTAGAAGAAAAGAGGAACTTGAAGAGGAAGTTTTTAACTTGAAGAAAGAAAACAAGGACTTCAAAAACCAGTTGGCAACAGTCTGA
- a CDS encoding SIMPL domain-containing protein — protein MKKALFALGVILASFAGMSAMAQQVGTIKVAGKGEVSVAPNTVTLSMSVESRDKDYTACVTNLNEQTEALKKALRKVGFNEKDILTTNYNVRRETRYNNQSRRSDFIGYLATHYLKVSFPFDKSRLNKAVNALSAKAGQASFNIAFSVSDTEALKAQLAKSAVTDATKKAEALAQAAGLKLGYIQSIEYGNIPVRYSNAGYQFDAEVSMMRKSESAVADINPEDVKNTADVTVVWVVTKAD, from the coding sequence ATGAAAAAGGCACTTTTTGCATTAGGCGTAATTTTGGCAAGCTTTGCGGGAATGTCCGCAATGGCCCAACAGGTCGGAACCATTAAGGTAGCGGGCAAAGGGGAGGTGAGTGTTGCCCCCAATACCGTTACATTGTCTATGAGCGTCGAATCCAGGGATAAGGATTATACGGCTTGTGTAACCAATCTTAATGAGCAGACCGAAGCTCTGAAGAAAGCGTTGAGGAAAGTGGGTTTCAACGAGAAAGACATTCTGACTACCAATTATAACGTTCGTAGAGAGACTCGTTACAACAACCAGTCCCGTCGTTCGGACTTTATCGGTTACTTGGCCACCCACTATTTGAAGGTGAGTTTTCCTTTTGATAAGTCGAGGCTAAACAAAGCCGTGAACGCTTTGAGCGCAAAAGCGGGGCAGGCGAGTTTCAATATTGCTTTCTCGGTGTCGGACACTGAGGCTTTGAAAGCGCAATTGGCTAAAAGCGCCGTAACCGACGCCACAAAGAAAGCCGAGGCCTTGGCGCAAGCAGCAGGCCTGAAACTAGGCTACATCCAAAGCATCGAATACGGAAACATACCTGTTAGGTACAGTAATGCGGGCTATCAGTTTGACGCCGAGGTGTCAATGATGAGGAAGTCTGAGTCGGCCGTTGCGGATATCAACCCGGAAGACGTGAAAAATACCGCAGACGTAACCGTAGTATGGGTGGTGACCAAAGCGGATTGA
- a CDS encoding SDR family NAD(P)-dependent oxidoreductase: MSEEKKKTASLADGKEPIAIVGIGCRFPGGVHGPKAFWEALKSGYNGISDVPADRWSLDEFYDPDANKFGKVKSRKGGFVDGIDQFDPEFFGLFPKEAERMDPQQRLLLESTFEAMEDAGTRMEDIRGTKTSVFIGVFMNDYWDIQTSPMHRNQISPHVPMGVSLTSIANRISYAFDLKGASVSLDTACSSSLVALHLACRSIWDGEADQALTGGVNLIMRPESWIMLSKGGFLSPDGHCKSFDHRANGYVRSEGVGMVLLKPLSKAIADGDDIYSVINGTAVNSDGFTKDGYTVPSPDQQTAMLRAAYKDAGIDPGLVQYVEAHGTGTPTGDPLETKAFSNVFAPGRPEEDPLVIGSVKSNVGHLEAAAGIVGLIKLALSVKNREIPQNLHFQKGNPRIPFDEYRLKVSTEHQPWPHSDRKLVGGLNSFGAGGTNAHVVMSEFQAEESAKEIAGKEEREMKLFAISARSEQALRDLADSYLSFLSKTKESLSVICNNVGKRRSAFEHRLAVAARTKEELVESLEAYLIDETRPGMVYHHLPEKRKRKIAFVYSGQGPQWYAMARQLIETEPRFREVILEIEKLFTEFAPWSLLEELLKDEESSAITDTRVAQPAIMAIQIALTELWKSYGIEPDGIVGHSIGEVAAAYAAGSLTLREATEVVYHRSRGQNKASGAGKMLAVAISHKEVLKLLKGKEHQIDIAAINGPEMLTLAGDSEPLEKLAEELEAKDIFNRFLRVNVPFHSHHMDQLKDELIESLNHHTGGKVATTPLYSTVTGKQEDGTHLDSAYWYANVRMPVYFTDATGEMIKDGYDTFVEIGPHPVLSQSVKDLLAFHGKEGDSTPSLRRKDDDYRVFARSLGQLYALGVDLDWDVIHPANELIELPAYPWQHKSYWFESDEHRQMRTGKRPHPYLVSGERSGADANRFVWNVELDKAADPFIEDHQVDDVIIFPGTGHLEIATAASQLSFGEDFGFLEDISFQTALFLPDEGEPPHIRLEISNSEGRYWISTKPRNDEDAEWTRHSSGKVNHHGDNFEFGKLNLEEIRQRVDFRQPIQPMYKELKQGGLLYGDTFRAITGLWISPGEVLSQVTLHDSLEHGIDRLNIHPAILDACLHTIFAGKQSTEEERRGIYLPVGIDRFKVFKKPETKSVWSYVKVTEASEKFLNGDLQIFDENGELVAVVDNLRCKYIEGSRGEKQNDVYEGCYEYHWVLAEEEIKGDAGKGNAVIFADAQGLSSRISAPLEEKGLEIHKVFMGEGYEKVDGNTYRLDPTDQSNIEKMFKEIGKVDKIVYLWGSDEKFSEEIENDVLANSQGQLALRTIHTLRSIVNCELTPETWMVTSGFEPVSADDDSVAMGQAIVAAMTRVMINEYPQVPMRFADFSAEITDEEVAQFTEIVTWKSEKPTEVEFALRGQDVYLRRFEAVDPQEAEEEYGKTKVAASGSAYRAEIRETGDLETLALRSYKLEPLAAGDVRIDVKAAGLNAKDIQTAKGELDEEATQGGLGADTLGLECAGVVTAVGENVTGIAVGDEVMAWTANGFAGVATSPASCVVKKPESLSWEEAASVPVSYLTAYYSLNYLGRIEEGERVLIHNAAEGVGLAAVRLAELSGAEVIATAASQEERDYLSAAGVKHVFDSTDLAFHGEVMKATEGQGVDVVLNSLTGKALTQSLKCLRAFGRFVELGKTDIYNESSITLKRFGENLSFHAVDLDRLMAQRPNLGSRLLGEVVALFAEGKIKPEAITAFGIGELAEALKTQADTTKVGKVAVSMGEDADVEVLPAEKISFAQDGTYLVTGGASGTGLELAKWLADEGAGHLILLSRSGAKSDYDREVIANMESNGVKVDLPKADIMDYEAVKAVIDGVEAKGWPALRGVIHSAGILADATFPSMDLERFQRVFNPKVLGAWNMHKALGDTKLDFFLMLSSISSVFGLPGQSNYSSANNFLDKLAMYRQLKGLAGNSVDMGVMGSFAGMSREVGNVINVLGNQGWVPMTFKQVKTKIEKLLLQRRAARMTADIDWKSFCEFFIHLTSDARFAHLLTDEALNVGGASGGAGTLKDQILSAPEDTRKDVLTEKLIEALAKILGTSPDKVDPEKPISKIGLDSLMQTQLRNWIHQKVEVNYPLMKIAKGPSLSELSDSVLAELESAEVEATGESEDNRPLVVGSSQDIMGLTDAEDAEVLNDYLVHIKSEKAENAKLRVFCCHPVGAGASMFGQFMYNAPEGVDLYAFQLPGRENRLDEPSHTDIFVAIDEMIDAALPYMDEPFALWGHSFGGIVMFEFARRLRERFDKHPVHFFASATIAPQLTHTWKSSTIISETAVRENTEARLLSLMSYIDDVEFVKQILPVMRNDMPMIMDYPYADKEPLACPVTVFSAEEDEVVTPAEMKPWEEQTASEFRQEIVHGDHWFLSRNKDFVLEVLARDLAGHLEAVEQD; the protein is encoded by the coding sequence GGCATCCTTAGCGGATGGAAAGGAACCGATCGCAATCGTTGGTATCGGTTGTCGGTTTCCTGGGGGGGTACATGGTCCCAAAGCTTTTTGGGAAGCTCTGAAGAGCGGTTATAACGGCATTAGTGATGTGCCGGCCGACCGATGGAGCCTTGATGAGTTTTATGACCCGGACGCCAACAAGTTTGGTAAGGTTAAGAGCCGTAAGGGAGGTTTTGTGGATGGGATCGATCAGTTCGATCCGGAGTTTTTCGGACTGTTTCCAAAAGAGGCTGAAAGGATGGATCCGCAACAGCGTTTGTTGCTCGAATCCACTTTCGAGGCTATGGAAGACGCCGGTACGCGTATGGAAGACATTCGTGGCACAAAAACGAGTGTTTTTATCGGGGTGTTTATGAACGATTACTGGGATATCCAGACATCGCCGATGCACCGCAACCAAATTAGCCCGCACGTACCGATGGGCGTTTCGTTGACTTCTATCGCAAACCGGATTTCTTACGCTTTCGACCTGAAAGGGGCTAGCGTAAGCCTTGATACTGCTTGTTCTTCGTCTTTGGTGGCTTTGCACTTGGCTTGTCGCAGTATCTGGGATGGCGAGGCCGACCAAGCTTTGACAGGTGGCGTAAACCTGATTATGCGTCCCGAATCGTGGATCATGCTCTCTAAAGGCGGATTCTTGAGCCCGGACGGACATTGTAAGTCTTTCGATCACCGAGCTAACGGTTACGTTCGAAGCGAAGGTGTGGGCATGGTTTTGCTGAAACCGCTCTCTAAAGCCATTGCCGACGGTGACGACATTTATAGCGTAATCAACGGTACGGCCGTAAATTCAGACGGATTTACAAAAGATGGTTATACCGTTCCAAGCCCGGATCAGCAGACAGCTATGCTTCGTGCGGCTTATAAGGACGCTGGCATTGATCCTGGGTTGGTTCAGTACGTAGAGGCCCACGGAACAGGTACGCCTACGGGCGACCCGTTGGAGACAAAAGCTTTCTCTAATGTTTTCGCTCCTGGGCGTCCCGAGGAAGATCCTTTGGTAATCGGTTCCGTTAAAAGTAACGTAGGTCATCTTGAAGCTGCCGCGGGAATTGTTGGCCTGATCAAGCTCGCTTTGAGTGTGAAGAATCGCGAGATTCCCCAGAACCTTCATTTCCAAAAAGGAAATCCCCGTATTCCGTTTGACGAGTATCGTCTCAAAGTATCGACAGAGCACCAACCTTGGCCACATTCTGACAGGAAACTGGTAGGTGGTCTGAACTCTTTCGGTGCTGGCGGTACCAATGCTCACGTAGTGATGTCGGAATTTCAGGCTGAGGAATCGGCGAAAGAAATTGCCGGTAAGGAAGAAAGGGAGATGAAGCTCTTCGCTATCTCGGCCCGTTCCGAGCAGGCATTGAGAGACTTAGCGGATTCCTACTTGTCGTTTCTGAGCAAAACAAAAGAATCATTAAGCGTTATATGTAATAATGTAGGAAAGAGACGTTCTGCATTTGAACACCGTTTGGCTGTTGCGGCCCGTACAAAAGAGGAACTCGTAGAGTCTTTGGAGGCCTATTTGATCGATGAGACCCGTCCAGGGATGGTTTATCATCATCTGCCGGAGAAACGTAAGCGCAAGATCGCGTTCGTTTATTCAGGACAGGGTCCACAGTGGTACGCTATGGCCCGTCAGCTGATCGAGACTGAACCACGTTTCCGCGAAGTGATTCTCGAAATTGAAAAACTCTTTACGGAATTCGCCCCTTGGTCTTTGCTCGAAGAGCTTCTTAAAGATGAGGAAAGCTCGGCGATTACGGACACTCGCGTAGCCCAGCCGGCCATTATGGCTATCCAGATCGCTTTGACGGAGCTTTGGAAAAGCTACGGTATTGAGCCGGACGGAATTGTTGGCCACTCGATTGGCGAGGTTGCGGCAGCATATGCAGCGGGCTCGTTGACTTTGCGTGAAGCTACGGAGGTTGTATATCACAGAAGCCGTGGGCAGAACAAAGCCAGTGGTGCCGGAAAAATGTTGGCCGTGGCCATTAGCCATAAGGAAGTGCTCAAGCTTCTGAAAGGTAAAGAACACCAGATCGACATTGCGGCGATCAACGGACCGGAAATGCTCACATTGGCCGGAGACTCCGAGCCTTTGGAGAAACTCGCAGAAGAGTTGGAAGCTAAAGATATTTTCAACCGCTTCCTCCGCGTAAACGTTCCGTTCCACTCGCACCATATGGATCAGCTTAAGGACGAGTTGATCGAATCGCTCAACCACCATACCGGCGGTAAGGTGGCGACAACTCCGCTTTACTCAACCGTAACCGGTAAGCAGGAAGACGGAACCCATTTGGATAGTGCCTACTGGTATGCTAATGTGCGTATGCCGGTATATTTCACCGACGCCACCGGAGAGATGATCAAGGATGGCTACGATACCTTTGTGGAAATCGGACCTCACCCGGTACTCTCTCAGTCAGTAAAAGATTTGTTGGCGTTCCACGGCAAAGAAGGTGACTCTACGCCGTCGTTGCGCCGTAAGGACGATGACTATCGTGTGTTTGCCCGCTCTTTGGGACAGTTGTACGCTTTGGGCGTAGATCTGGATTGGGATGTGATTCACCCTGCCAACGAGCTTATCGAGCTTCCGGCTTATCCTTGGCAACATAAATCTTATTGGTTCGAAAGCGACGAGCATCGCCAGATGCGTACGGGCAAGCGTCCGCACCCATATTTGGTTTCAGGCGAGCGCTCTGGCGCCGACGCCAACCGTTTCGTTTGGAACGTGGAATTGGATAAAGCCGCTGATCCGTTTATCGAGGATCACCAGGTTGACGATGTGATTATCTTCCCGGGTACCGGTCACTTGGAAATCGCCACCGCAGCGTCTCAATTGTCTTTTGGGGAAGATTTCGGTTTCTTGGAAGATATCAGCTTCCAGACAGCGCTCTTCTTGCCGGACGAAGGCGAACCGCCTCATATCCGTTTGGAAATTTCGAACAGCGAAGGCCGTTACTGGATTTCGACCAAGCCTAGAAACGATGAAGATGCTGAATGGACGCGCCACTCGTCGGGTAAAGTGAACCACCACGGCGACAATTTCGAATTCGGCAAACTGAATTTGGAAGAAATCCGCCAGCGTGTTGACTTCCGTCAGCCGATTCAGCCGATGTACAAGGAGCTGAAGCAAGGCGGGTTGCTTTATGGCGACACTTTCCGTGCGATTACCGGTCTTTGGATCTCGCCGGGCGAAGTACTGAGCCAAGTGACGCTTCACGACTCGTTGGAGCACGGTATCGACCGCCTGAATATCCACCCGGCTATTCTTGACGCATGTTTGCACACCATTTTTGCGGGCAAGCAAAGCACCGAGGAAGAGCGTCGCGGTATTTACCTTCCGGTAGGAATCGATCGTTTCAAGGTGTTCAAAAAGCCGGAGACGAAGAGCGTTTGGAGTTACGTTAAAGTAACCGAGGCGAGCGAGAAATTCCTGAACGGAGATTTGCAGATCTTCGACGAAAACGGAGAGCTGGTTGCCGTTGTGGACAACTTGCGTTGTAAATATATCGAAGGTTCTCGTGGTGAGAAGCAAAACGACGTTTACGAAGGTTGCTACGAATACCACTGGGTACTTGCCGAAGAGGAAATCAAAGGCGACGCAGGAAAAGGCAACGCCGTGATCTTTGCCGACGCGCAGGGCCTTAGCTCTAGAATTTCGGCTCCGCTTGAAGAAAAAGGTCTGGAAATCCATAAAGTGTTTATGGGCGAAGGCTACGAAAAAGTGGACGGAAATACTTATCGTCTTGATCCGACTGACCAGTCGAACATCGAAAAGATGTTTAAGGAAATCGGTAAAGTGGATAAGATCGTTTACCTCTGGGGTTCTGATGAGAAATTCTCGGAAGAAATCGAGAATGACGTTTTGGCCAACAGCCAAGGTCAGCTCGCCTTGCGGACTATCCACACGTTGCGTTCTATCGTAAACTGCGAACTCACTCCGGAAACATGGATGGTGACTTCGGGCTTTGAGCCTGTAAGCGCCGACGATGACAGCGTTGCCATGGGGCAGGCGATCGTAGCGGCGATGACTCGCGTAATGATCAACGAGTACCCTCAGGTACCGATGCGTTTCGCCGATTTCAGCGCCGAAATCACCGACGAGGAAGTGGCTCAATTTACCGAGATTGTTACTTGGAAGAGCGAGAAGCCAACAGAAGTCGAGTTTGCGTTGCGTGGGCAAGACGTATACCTGCGTCGTTTTGAGGCTGTGGATCCGCAAGAAGCCGAAGAAGAATACGGAAAGACGAAAGTAGCCGCTTCCGGAAGCGCTTACCGCGCCGAGATCCGGGAAACCGGAGACTTGGAGACACTTGCGCTCCGTTCTTACAAGCTTGAGCCATTGGCCGCCGGCGATGTTCGCATCGACGTGAAAGCTGCGGGCCTTAACGCAAAAGATATCCAAACTGCCAAAGGCGAATTGGACGAGGAAGCCACTCAGGGCGGACTTGGTGCCGATACGCTTGGTTTGGAATGCGCCGGTGTTGTAACCGCCGTTGGAGAAAACGTGACGGGAATCGCTGTCGGAGACGAAGTGATGGCTTGGACCGCCAATGGTTTTGCTGGCGTCGCCACTAGCCCGGCGTCATGTGTTGTTAAAAAACCTGAGTCGTTAAGTTGGGAAGAGGCCGCTTCGGTCCCTGTCTCATACCTGACCGCTTATTATTCGCTCAATTATTTGGGTAGAATTGAGGAAGGCGAAAGAGTGTTGATCCATAACGCCGCCGAAGGTGTAGGACTTGCCGCTGTTCGTTTGGCCGAGCTTTCGGGTGCGGAAGTTATTGCCACCGCCGCAAGCCAAGAAGAGCGAGATTATCTTTCGGCCGCTGGCGTTAAGCATGTGTTCGACTCGACTGACCTCGCTTTCCACGGCGAAGTGATGAAAGCCACTGAAGGTCAAGGCGTAGATGTTGTGTTGAATAGCCTTACTGGCAAAGCGCTTACGCAAAGTTTGAAATGCCTCAGGGCTTTCGGTCGTTTTGTTGAGCTGGGCAAAACAGATATTTATAACGAATCAAGCATCACCCTTAAGCGTTTCGGCGAGAACCTCTCGTTCCATGCCGTTGACCTTGACCGTCTGATGGCTCAACGCCCGAATTTGGGTAGCCGTTTGTTGGGCGAAGTTGTTGCCTTGTTTGCGGAAGGAAAAATCAAGCCTGAAGCGATTACCGCTTTCGGTATTGGTGAATTGGCCGAAGCCTTGAAAACGCAGGCCGATACCACAAAAGTGGGTAAAGTGGCCGTAAGCATGGGCGAAGATGCCGACGTGGAAGTCCTTCCAGCCGAGAAAATCTCTTTCGCTCAGGACGGAACTTATCTCGTAACCGGCGGTGCCAGCGGTACCGGTCTTGAGTTGGCCAAGTGGTTGGCCGACGAAGGGGCGGGTCACTTGATCTTGCTGAGCCGTAGTGGAGCCAAGTCGGATTACGACCGTGAGGTGATCGCGAATATGGAAAGCAACGGTGTCAAAGTGGATTTGCCGAAGGCGGATATCATGGACTACGAAGCCGTGAAAGCCGTAATCGACGGGGTAGAGGCGAAAGGATGGCCAGCGTTGCGCGGCGTGATCCACTCTGCCGGTATCCTTGCCGACGCCACTTTCCCGAGCATGGACTTGGAGCGTTTCCAGAGAGTATTCAACCCGAAAGTATTGGGTGCCTGGAACATGCACAAAGCTTTGGGTGACACTAAGCTTGATTTCTTCTTGATGTTGTCGTCGATTTCTTCGGTATTCGGATTGCCTGGGCAGTCGAACTACTCTTCGGCCAACAATTTCTTGGACAAACTGGCCATGTACCGTCAGCTCAAAGGTTTGGCGGGCAACTCCGTAGACATGGGCGTGATGGGAAGTTTCGCCGGAATGTCACGCGAAGTTGGTAACGTCATCAACGTTTTGGGTAACCAAGGTTGGGTGCCGATGACCTTCAAGCAGGTGAAGACCAAGATTGAGAAGCTTTTGCTTCAGCGTCGCGCGGCACGTATGACCGCCGATATCGACTGGAAGAGCTTCTGCGAGTTCTTTATCCACCTTACTTCCGACGCCAGGTTTGCGCATCTGCTTACCGACGAGGCGCTGAACGTAGGCGGTGCGTCCGGTGGCGCCGGCACGCTTAAAGATCAAATCCTTAGCGCTCCTGAAGATACTCGTAAGGATGTGTTGACCGAAAAACTGATCGAGGCTTTGGCCAAGATTCTCGGTACTTCCCCTGACAAGGTTGATCCTGAGAAGCCGATTTCAAAGATTGGTCTTGACTCGTTGATGCAGACGCAACTCCGTAACTGGATCCACCAGAAAGTGGAAGTGAATTATCCTTTGATGAAAATCGCGAAAGGACCGAGCTTGAGCGAACTTTCGGACAGTGTGCTCGCTGAGTTGGAATCAGCTGAGGTTGAGGCTACTGGCGAAAGCGAAGATAACCGTCCGTTGGTTGTTGGTTCGTCTCAGGATATCATGGGATTGACTGATGCCGAAGACGCAGAGGTATTGAACGATTACCTCGTTCATATCAAATCTGAAAAAGCCGAAAACGCTAAGCTTCGCGTATTCTGCTGCCACCCTGTGGGCGCTGGCGCATCGATGTTCGGTCAGTTTATGTACAACGCTCCGGAAGGGGTCGATTTGTACGCCTTCCAGCTTCCTGGTAGGGAAAACAGGCTGGACGAGCCGTCTCACACCGACATTTTTGTCGCAATTGACGAGATGATTGACGCGGCCTTGCCGTATATGGACGAGCCGTTTGCGTTATGGGGACACAGCTTCGGAGGTATCGTGATGTTTGAGTTTGCCCGCAGATTGCGTGAGCGTTTTGACAAACATCCAGTACACTTCTTCGCTTCCGCGACTATCGCTCCGCAACTTACGCATACTTGGAAGAGCAGTACGATTATCAGTGAGACCGCCGTTCGTGAAAACACTGAGGCCCGTTTGCTCAGCTTGATGTCCTATATCGACGATGTGGAGTTTGTGAAGCAGATACTTCCTGTGATGCGTAACGACATGCCGATGATCATGGATTACCCATATGCCGACAAGGAGCCTTTGGCTTGCCCGGTAACGGTATTCTCGGCCGAGGAAGACGAAGTGGTTACGCCTGCGGAAATGAAGCCGTGGGAAGAGCAAACCGCATCGGAATTCCGTCAGGAAATCGTACACGGTGACCACTGGTTCTTGAGCAGAAACAAAGACTTTGTTCTTGAAGTGCTTGCCCGAGACTTGGCTGGTCACTTGGAAGCGGTGGAGCAGGATTGA
- a CDS encoding 4'-phosphopantetheinyl transferase family protein, producing MEIDKKAISHSIKSWVRSLEIDGRVYAFSIAVVEGVADSSVLSKEELQTFEELGELRKASYCLGRVAAKSAVSALVPSLGFDRIEILSGIFGQPVLRCDSLRGFNVSIAHTGEVALAIVFPEEVPCGVDVEKLREGVSEMIAPELSYGERKLLAGSGKDAEAVRIWGAKEAMSKVLRTGMAVPARFFEINESEKRGGGKVYRYQHFDEYLAVTYTTSEVVFVFAVPIVIVKVIEGFYY from the coding sequence ATGGAAATAGATAAAAAAGCGATTAGCCATTCGATAAAATCTTGGGTAAGGTCATTAGAAATAGATGGGAGAGTTTACGCTTTTTCTATTGCGGTAGTGGAAGGTGTGGCTGATTCGAGTGTTTTGTCAAAAGAAGAGTTGCAGACATTTGAGGAGTTAGGGGAGCTGAGAAAAGCTTCATATTGTTTGGGAAGAGTTGCAGCAAAGTCCGCAGTTTCGGCTCTGGTGCCATCATTAGGGTTTGACCGAATAGAAATTCTGTCTGGGATTTTTGGCCAGCCGGTATTGCGATGCGACAGCCTGCGAGGTTTCAATGTGAGCATCGCCCATACGGGAGAGGTCGCATTGGCTATAGTGTTTCCAGAGGAGGTTCCATGCGGAGTGGATGTCGAGAAGCTTAGGGAGGGAGTCTCCGAGATGATTGCTCCTGAATTAAGTTATGGCGAAAGAAAACTATTGGCCGGTAGTGGGAAAGATGCGGAAGCCGTTCGGATTTGGGGAGCGAAAGAGGCTATGTCGAAAGTTTTGAGAACTGGAATGGCTGTTCCCGCCCGTTTTTTCGAAATAAATGAGAGCGAGAAGCGGGGAGGCGGTAAAGTTTACCGTTACCAGCATTTTGATGAGTACCTGGCGGTGACTTATACCACTTCCGAAGTCGTCTTTGTATTTGCCGTGCCAATTGTTATTGTGAAAGTGATTGAAGGATTCTATTACTGA